The Tubulanus polymorphus chromosome 3, tnTubPoly1.2, whole genome shotgun sequence nucleotide sequence ATGAAACGAATTCTTTCAACACTTCTGggattagttttaatttcgGCCGCTTCGATttacatatatttttcattaccgACGCATTAAAATTTCGAAATAGATAATGACGaatatgtgtaattataatgattatcgGTTGAAAAGTATTTCTATTAATCTGATGTATATTTTAGAAGATTCCTTTTAATAAAATGAACTAACAACGATGATGATTACATatggattttttaattttgtgCCTCTGTTCACCTTCTGTTGAAATTACGAGACGGATTCACAAATCTGTAAAGTTGTTGGAATACTAAAAGTaagcaattcattttatttttatttgctttAGCACTTTCCGCAtgtctttttacaatatttgataGCTAATGTATTAGTGCCGCATTGGGATGCTAATGTCGGGCATTTCTCGAGTAAATCCTTGCACTTCGGAAGTGGAGGATCACCTGCAAAAATATAACATCAGAAatcataaatatctaaatcctATCAAATCGTGGtaatgttaaaatcatttggttcgaatcaaataaaaatcgTATTCATCGTTTAAACTTACAGCCATACAAAAGTCGAACTCGTTTAGCGTCTAAAGAACCCTTTTTTATGCCAGAGTTGCGTCCAACTATTTCAGGATATTTCGGTATGATGGTTGGTTTTCGATTTTTACTACAATCATATGTCAgatgaattatcaattttcagaGAAATGTCCTTCAAATACAGCATTTACGAAACATTTTAGGGCAAATACCTGAATGCATATTTGCCATAGTGCATGATGGATGGATAGTTGTATCCAGTTCCCAGGTTATTGGTGTCGGCTTTGTGGAAATTATAGATATTTGCTGCAAAAAATGTATCACCACATTATTTTATATACATCTCAATGGCTGACAATTGCTTTAGATAAACTGCTTTATCTACATTAAAATGCGCTGCGTGTCTTTTTCAAACCTAGGATTCGTATTTGTACCAAACATGGCATATGTCTAACGGATGACGTTAACAGAAAGTTTCTGAAGATACAGTCAAAGCAAACCGCGCTGCGTATTCAGTCCAATAGAGGAGCCCCGGCAAGTGTGTTTGCATCGTACGTAAAAAATGATGGGGGTTCGGCCGAGCAGGTTAAACAGATCTAACGTATCGTTATGACGTGGCAAGTATCTGACACTGAAAGCGTAGGCCTACCTGGTTCGATGTTTTCAAAGTGTACTACAATGAAATCGTCTCTATCCGAACGAGTTTGCTCGTGTTTGAAACCCATAGCATGAAGAAACTCATGTTGCATCGTGTGCTCTCGGAAACAGCCCCAACTATTCAACGATAATCTCTGCGCTCCTCCGACCATTCCGACAAATGACGAacatctaaaaacatttattcattaaacatATTCTCTGAACAAagaactaataagataatctaAAAGTTATGTTATAAGGATAGCAAGACATTTCGAAAAGAGACGATTCATGCTACATGTGATACATAATGAGGACTCCAACCGAATTTTGCTCAAACAGTTAACTCAAACAGTTGGACATAGTGTAGCATTACATGAATGCGCCATCTATCTTTTTGTGACGATAGTACAGTTGTAATTCAGAAGTCCAACACAGCATTTAGTTTGAAGTCAGATCGGATGTACACTGCGTCCTCAACCTACCCGGATCCGCTGTATACACTGATGTAGTTTTGCTCGTTGGTTCTCGGCACAAATCTAATACAGTCAGTACCTATAGCCTTTTCGAGGTATGATAACGCCCGTCTAATTTTCCATCGAAGGAGAAAATCTGATGGCGAAACGAAGCAAGAACCAAATGAAACAACAAGAAGATAAAGAgagattttctgaatgtttgccgGATGTCGTGTCACTTACTCATTTTGCTTACATCGTATATCACGTTACCACCTGGCCATAACTTAGCACCCCGCAGTGCGTTCCGAAAGTTCTGCATGCAAAGTAAAGAAATCGTTTTGATTTTTGGAGGTTAATATCGGTTGATTATCTTTGAATTCTAGGTATCTTTGCATACCCCGTTTAGAATGATATCTCCTTCAAATCCACCTGAAAATTCCTCAGGATTTTCggctgaaattcaaaatctttattaatttcaataataactaGCGCGCCCCTACAATATCGCTACATCCATTGATTCTTGTCGGAATAAGAAAGCTAAGTACCGTACccttatatttttcaaattcatcttCTGTCAACTCCTAAAGATTATCAAGAATCGTGTTagaaattcaacaaattgattgTATTTAAAATCATGTCATACAGTTGTTTTTATACCTGACTAATGACCGTCACCAATAATACAGATACTAAACATAGTACGTTTAGTGTCATTGTCCCAACGTgcgttttttaaatcattctcATCAAATTGTTTGGTTCTATTTATTCGTTGACTTTATTTTGCACCTGTCAAAAACACACCATCTCACGCCTACATCTCTATAGGTAATTTGTTTTTTGCCACTATTAACGTTGTCAGATAAGATTATTAACATATCTTTATACTGCAGCTAAAATCAGTGGCtccataaatatataaatatcaagATACCCATTAAGCCACCTTTGCTTGAAAAAACCTCTTTTAGAGCGTTCAgttattgtatatttcatcGGAGGCTTTTCTTAGAAAACCGTTAATGTTATATCGTGAAGTTAGACTTCACGTGAAGTTACTactaaatcaaatcaattcga carries:
- the LOC141901456 gene encoding high choriolytic enzyme 1-like; its protein translation is MTLNVLCLVSVLLVTVISQELTEDEFEKYKAENPEEFSGGFEGDIILNGNFRNALRGAKLWPGGNVIYDVSKMNFLLRWKIRRALSYLEKAIGTDCIRFVPRTNEQNYISVYSGSGCSSFVGMVGGAQRLSLNSWGCFREHTMQHEFLHAMGFKHEQTRSDRDDFIVVHFENIEPANIYNFHKADTNNLGTGYNYPSIMHYGKYAFSKNRKPTIIPKYPEIVGRNSGIKKGSLDAKRVRLLYGCDPPLPKCKDLLEKCPTLASQCGTNTLAIKYCKKTCGKC